TGAAGGAATTTATGTCCCTTCTTTTTTTTTCGCCTGAAGTATAGAAGTTTCGGTTCAGGAGATTCATGGAGTCCCTGAAAAGAGGACGGCCTGCCCTTTTGTGTTCAGTAAAATTCCAGGGGAACGACTGCGAAGTGAAACAAAAAACGATGGCCCACATATAAAGACATATAGCACTTTCAAAGGAAGGAGAAAAGATTCTTGTACATTCAAATATAGATTTGAATATTCAGGTAATTGTGTTATATTATAATCAAACGCAGATTTGAATGAGAGGTGTGAGAAGATGACGGAACTGAAAGATATATGTGATGTCCACCTGCATGATGAAGTGAAGGTTAATCGCATTCAAGAGGAAATGAGCCAGGTGAATTTATCCAGCATGTCGAAGCTGTTTAAGGTTATAGGCGATGAGAATAGGGCGAAGATAGCTTATGCGCTCTGTAAGGACGAGGAATTGTGTGTGTGCGATCTGGCCAATATCATTGGTGCTTCGATGGCGACAACGTCACATCATCTTCGTACCCTTTATAAACACGCAATCGTAAAATACCGAAAAGAAGGCAAGTTGGCTTTTTATTCGTTGGATGATCACCATATAAAGCAATTAATTCTCATTGCTTTAGAACATCAGCAGGAGGTAAGGGTCGATGGCTGAGTCCCCATTAAAAACATATCGTATCCAAGGTCTATCATGCACTAATTGTGCAGCTAAATTTGAGAACAAAGTCCGTGAACTAGAGGGCGTGGAGGATGCCAAAATCAACTTTGGTGCCTCGAAGATTTCTGTACAGGGCAGTGCGACTATAGAAGAAATTGAAAAGGCGGGTGCGTTTGATAACCTGAGAATCCGTGGTGAACAGGAACAGGTGAAGCAAAAGGAACCATTTTGGAAGCAAAAAGAAAATATAAAAGTGGTGTTCTCGGTTATCCTTTTGCTGATCAGCTGGATATTGGATAATCGATATGCTGATGGAGGCATCATGCCGGTGATCGGTTATGCGGCTGCAATCATAATTGGGGGATATTCATTATTTGTCAATGGATTGAAGAATCTTGTCAGACTTCGCTTTGATATGCACACCCTTATGACGGTTGCAATCATCGGGGCGGCCGTGCTTGGTGAATGGGGCGAAGGGGCGACTGTCGTCATCCTATTTGCGATAAGTGAAGCACTGGAAAAATATTCGATGGATAAAGCTCGTAATTCTATAGAATCATTAATGAACATCGCACCTAAAGAAGCCTTGATCCGTAGGGGGCATCACGAAATGATGGTTGCTGTTGATGAGATTGAAGTGGGCGACATCATGATCGTTAAACCGGGTCAAAAGCTTGCCATGGATGGCAGGATCATGAAAGGGGCCTCGACACTTAATCAAGCAGCCATTACTGGGGAATCCGAGCCGGTTTTTAAAACGGTTGATGGTGAAGTGTTTGCCGGAACCTTAAATGGTGAAGGGTTGCTCGAAGTGGAGGTCACGAAGCGAGTCGAGGATACGACGATTGCAAAAATCATCCACCTAGTTGAAGAAGCACAGGCCGAAAAGGCCCCTTCCCAAGCTTTCGTGGATAAATTCGCAAAATTCTATACGCCGGCCATTATGCTCATTGCCTTGGCCATTGCCGTATTGCCCCCGATTGTGATGAACGGGGATTGGAGTGAATGGATTTACCGGGGGTTGGCTGTACTTGTTGTCGGTTGTCCTTGTGCTTTGGTCATTTCTACGCCCATCGCCATTGTGACAGCTATCGGAAATGCTGCGAAACATGGTGTGCTGATTAAAGGCGGGGTCCATTTGGAGGAAGCGGGAGCCTTAAAGGCGATTGCGTTTGACAAAACGGGTACTTTAACAAAGGGCGTACCTGAAGTGACTGATTTCACTGTGTTATCTGCTGAGTTGAATGAACAGGATGTGCTGGCTATCGCTGCTGCTTTAGAAAGCAGGTCACAGCACCCCCTTGCCACAGCCATTCTTCAAAAGGCGGAAAACCACGATGTGGACTATCATTCTTTATTGGTAGAGGATTTTACTGCGATCACAGGTAAAGGTATAAAAGGGAAAATCAATCAAGGAATCTATTACATTGGTAAACCCCACCTTTTTGAAGAAGAGGCAGGTTTAGTTTTCTCTGATGATGTGCTTAAATTAATCAGCGGCTTTCAAAATGCGGGAAAAACGGTGATGGTGCTTGGCGATCAAGTGAAGATCCTGGCGCTCATCGCGGTGTCTGATGAAATAAGGGAAAGCAGTAAAGAAGCAATTCGGAAACTGCATGCATTAGGCATTGAAAAAACGATCATGCTGACTGGGGATAATATCGGAACAGCTAAAGCTATTGGAGCGGCAGCTGGCGTTCATGAGATCGAGGCGGAGCTATTGCCACAAGATAAATTGACCATCATTAAACGATGGAAACAAAAATATGATCGAGTGGCCATGGTAGGCGATGGTGTCAATGATGCTCCGGCCTTGGCAGCTTCCACGGTAGGAATAGCAATGGGCGGGGCGGGTACAGATACGGCCCTTGAAACAGCCGATATTGCCTTAATGGGTGATGACTTATCGAAGCTGCCTTATACAATCCGCTTAAGCCGCAAAACATTAAAAATCATTAAGCAGAACATCACGTTTTCATTGGTGATTAAAATCCTGGCCTTATTATTGATAGCGCCGGGCTGGTTAACACTTTGGATGGCGATTTTTGCCGACATGGGTGCGACGTTATTAGTTACATTGAATAGTCTTAGGTTATTGAGAGTAAAGGAATAGAATAATATGAGCTCCCTGGTGTATCTTAAGGTGCACGAGGGAGCTTTTATTTATTAGCTTTCCAATTGTTTCATGTGAAACTTTGAAAAAATTAATCGGTCCTGTTATTTTTTTGTTGAATTTTCTTTTATAGTAAAGGGAAGTCCTATAAACTTGGGCAGCGAACGTTATGCAAGTAATGTCTGGTATGCTACAATGTGGCTGGCTTTTAGGCAGTATGATGGGTTTGATTAAGCATAATATAGGGAGTAAGGTATGTACGGAAGGGATTTGAAATGATGGAATTACAGCAGAGGGCAATCTTGGTTGGAGTTAATCTCAACGGTCAAAAGGATTTTGAGTATTCAATGGAGGAATTGGCCAATTTAACGGAAGCATGTGAGGTAGAGGTTGCAGGGACCATCACACAAAATTTGCAACGGGTGAACTCGTCACATTTTATCGGAACCGGGAAGATCGAGGAAGTAAAAAATCTCGTTGAGCATAAAGAAGCTAACGTCGTCATTTTTAATGATCAGCTCTCCCCTTCGCAACTTCGTAATCTGGAGAGGGACATGGATTGCAAGGTGATCGACCGGACAATCTTGATTCTGGACATCTTCGCGCATCGGGCGAAAACGAAGGAGGCACAGCTTCAGGTAGAAGTGGCAAAGCTTCAGTATATGCTCCCGCGTCTCGTTGGTTTGAGGGAGTCATTAGGGCGTCAGAGTGGCGGGGTCGGTACAAACAAAGGTGCAGGTGAAAAGCAGTTAGAGCTTGACCGCAGGAGAATCGAGGAAAATATAAGTGTTTTGAATAAAGAACTGGAAGCCCTTGTTGCACACCGGCAAACGCAGAGGAAACAGCGGAAAAAGAATGCCATCCCTGTCGTATCCTTAGTCGGTTATACCAATGCAGGTAAATCTTCGATCATGAATGCCCTGATTGAGATGTTCCATCCAACAGCCGAGAAGCAGGTGTTTGAGAAGGATATGCTGTTCGCTACGCTTGAGACATCCGTCCGAAACATCCCGCTTCCGGATAAAAAGGAATTTTTATTGACGGATACGGTGGGGTTTGTGTCCAAATTACCCCATCATC
The DNA window shown above is from Peribacillus sp. FSL P2-0133 and carries:
- a CDS encoding metalloregulator ArsR/SmtB family transcription factor, with product MTELKDICDVHLHDEVKVNRIQEEMSQVNLSSMSKLFKVIGDENRAKIAYALCKDEELCVCDLANIIGASMATTSHHLRTLYKHAIVKYRKEGKLAFYSLDDHHIKQLILIALEHQQEVRVDG
- a CDS encoding heavy metal translocating P-type ATPase; amino-acid sequence: MAESPLKTYRIQGLSCTNCAAKFENKVRELEGVEDAKINFGASKISVQGSATIEEIEKAGAFDNLRIRGEQEQVKQKEPFWKQKENIKVVFSVILLLISWILDNRYADGGIMPVIGYAAAIIIGGYSLFVNGLKNLVRLRFDMHTLMTVAIIGAAVLGEWGEGATVVILFAISEALEKYSMDKARNSIESLMNIAPKEALIRRGHHEMMVAVDEIEVGDIMIVKPGQKLAMDGRIMKGASTLNQAAITGESEPVFKTVDGEVFAGTLNGEGLLEVEVTKRVEDTTIAKIIHLVEEAQAEKAPSQAFVDKFAKFYTPAIMLIALAIAVLPPIVMNGDWSEWIYRGLAVLVVGCPCALVISTPIAIVTAIGNAAKHGVLIKGGVHLEEAGALKAIAFDKTGTLTKGVPEVTDFTVLSAELNEQDVLAIAAALESRSQHPLATAILQKAENHDVDYHSLLVEDFTAITGKGIKGKINQGIYYIGKPHLFEEEAGLVFSDDVLKLISGFQNAGKTVMVLGDQVKILALIAVSDEIRESSKEAIRKLHALGIEKTIMLTGDNIGTAKAIGAAAGVHEIEAELLPQDKLTIIKRWKQKYDRVAMVGDGVNDAPALAASTVGIAMGGAGTDTALETADIALMGDDLSKLPYTIRLSRKTLKIIKQNITFSLVIKILALLLIAPGWLTLWMAIFADMGATLLVTLNSLRLLRVKE
- the hflX gene encoding GTPase HflX — protein: MMELQQRAILVGVNLNGQKDFEYSMEELANLTEACEVEVAGTITQNLQRVNSSHFIGTGKIEEVKNLVEHKEANVVIFNDQLSPSQLRNLERDMDCKVIDRTILILDIFAHRAKTKEAQLQVEVAKLQYMLPRLVGLRESLGRQSGGVGTNKGAGEKQLELDRRRIEENISVLNKELEALVAHRQTQRKQRKKNAIPVVSLVGYTNAGKSSIMNALIEMFHPTAEKQVFEKDMLFATLETSVRNIPLPDKKEFLLTDTVGFVSKLPHHLVKAFRSTLEEVVEADLLIHVVDFSNPNHEQQIEITDNTLDEIGIKGIPTIFAYNKADLTDLDIPQVNRGSVYMSAKNKVGIEELIDQIRKHIFVDYTHCEMLIPFDQGQLVSYFNENGHITVTEYEATGYRIKLECKKTDYEKYKRYVIHPE